The genomic window ATCACAAAGTACATCTCATTTGCTGATAAAAATGTTAGCAAACACAAAGAatcatttttttcgaaaaggacGCAAAGAATCAATAGACACAGCACATGCATGTTCTGCCTAAAGAGAGCACTCATGTCGCCATGTATTTCAGTATCTCACCTCGGCGTTACTGTCATCCTCATTGTCGAGGGGGGTGGCAAGGAGAAGCACGCCGATCCATTCCCGGTCCACCATGGACGATGTCCTTGTGGTCGCGAAGTAGGAAGTCGCTGAGAAGCTAAGCATTGTGCACGGTGTGAACATGTCCAGCTAAAATGGTTGTGAACATGTCCAACTAAAATGGAGGGGGGAAATGAAACAAAAATAATACAAATGCACGCCTCCCAGCGCTGCGGGAGCGTGCGCCGCGCTCACGCGCCTGCACATGGCGCCATTCTTCCACAGGCGGGCGGAGGGAGGAGCTCACGGTCTTGGAGTCATGTCGGGTTGGCGAGCCGCCGCAGCCCCTTCGGCCACCCTGCCTGTGTCCATCGCTCGTCATCGGGGCCGGCCTTTTTTTGGCTGTGCGCCCGGCGAACGATGGCCCAAGGAACTCGATTCTCACCGGAGGGTACTAGATTGCTGCAAGGGGAAACAGAATTTGCGGATGCAAACCCTAAAACGGCAAAGTTCTGGTATATATATTGGGTTTGGCTGAGTTTTTACGTGCCGCCCGTAAGAAATTTACGGGCCGAGCCGTTTTTACCGTATCTGATCAGGCCAGTTTTTTTTTTCGGAtcctgctagagatgctctaaagaGAGACGGGGCTCGACTGCTCTCCACTCTATCGTTTTTCTCCTGGAGTTGATCGGAAGCTCTTTTTTTCTCAAATCTCCACTCTATCGTTTTTCTCCTGGAGTTGACCAGacgctctttttttttcctcaaAGAAATTAAACAGATGAGAGGGATATGTGCTAGAGTAGCTAAAGCTTATGCAGGTAGACACATTTTGAAAGAAGTGTTCTAGTATAAAAGGAGGGACATATTTTGAAAGAGGTGTTCCAAGAAAGAAGGGATTTAATAGGTTGGATCCACGCGTTTTGCATGGTCCAAATTTGagtgtttgacaaaaaactaccacaactGAGGTTcacgtcccacagaactaccacttttAAAAAAGTGACTGATAACTACCAAAAAATTGGAATctcgtgactaaaaactaccacttttgcctttcaaaaaaaaaactaccacttttgaaaAATGGCTAGTTTAGAAGATTTAAATGTGTTTATGACATGCGGGGCCCGAAGTCAGGCTGATGTGGCGGGAAAGTCAACTCTGTTTATTTTTTACCGTTAAGTTGACCGTTATGACAGATGGACCCCACACATCAGCatcaccttcttcctcctctctctctttagCATTTCCACAAACACCTTACCAGCAGTGGAGCAGCACACCGGCGGTAGTCCGAGATGCCGAATCGTCGATGAAGTCTACCACCACCTTCGCAGTAGAGATCCAGCAGGATGACGTGGACGCCGCCGGCAAGCCGGATGGCGGCGTGCCCCGGCCGTCTCGGGTCCGCCATCTTGCTCTTCTCACCGCCACCTTCTACGCACTGGTCTTCTACGCGCACAAGGGCGTACCAGGCAGCATGGTGTCCGCCCTGTTTAAGTCGCCCGTCACCGTTTCATCCCTTCCCTCGCTGGCCAGCATCACCATCGACCAAAACTCCGGACGGGCGGAGCAGCCGGTGATGCTGAGTGAGGGACGTGCACGGCTCACTCCTCAGGCGACGGTGCTCGAGGCCAATCGGGGCATGGCTGTACCGGCGCCGACGCCGGCCGACCATTGCGATGGGCGGTACATCTACATGTACGACATGCCGTCGCGCTTCAACGACGACCTCATCCGAGACTGCGGCAAGGGCAGGATCTACCCCTGGTTGGACATGTGCCCGTACATGGCCAACGACGCATGGGCCAGCCCTGGCCAACGACAGGGCATCTTCCCCGGCCGCGACTGGTACTCCACCGACCAGTTCATGCTCGACCTCATCTTCCACGCGCGGATGAAGCGCTACGAGTGCCTGGCCAAGGATTCTTCCCTCACGGCCGCCGTCTTCGTCCCCTTCTACGTCGGCCTGCAGTCCGAAGAGCTACCACCCGTGTGTTGCTCTACCGCTGGTAAGGTGTTTGTTGAAATGCCAGAgagaaagaggaggaagaaggtgaggctgacgtgtggggtccacctGTCGTAACGGTCAACTTAACGGTAAAAAATAAACAGAGTTAACTTTCCCACCACGTCAGCCTGACAGACAGGCCCCGCATGTCATAAACACATTTAAATATTGTAAACTGGCCATTTTCCGAAAGTGGTAGTTTTTACTCATGAGATTCCAATTTTTTGGTAGTTATCAGACACTTTTTtaaagtggtagttctgtgggacgcgaaccttaattgtggtagttttttgtcaaacactCGTCCAAATTTACTCCAGTACATTCCTAtctggtactccctcctttccggtttatagggcttatctcaaaattttagtttttccattttataaggcttaatttgagtgtttcccatcacatgttcagataccaaggtgcattaaatcattgcatgcaagtattgagagaaaattgaccaatgcatgtactttatgcatgcatgcattgcaattaatacattgataagcataattttttgagaaaaacaagagtaTTAATTagatgcttttgcaaactacaaaaagtatcccaccactcaccatctaccttggttggtgagatttttgaattgagccttataaaccggaaaggagggagtatattaaTACTACTATATAAGAAGATATTTTTTCACTTACAGCCAGTCGGCCACTTCGGCTAGCCGGTATGTTTCCTCATCTCACAACGTAACTTACCCAGGGAGGTCGTAAGATTACCACGCATCTATATTTCATATAAGCTGGATTTTGTGTGGAAACCGATTCCTTTTCCACGTTGTAATTTTATCTCCCAGCCCCGTTTTTCTTAGGGCCTGGTTGGGGTGTGAGTGGTTTGGCTGGGGTGaggaataactattcctcaccctggatgacgaatagcgcgatcctatatatatacacactaCTATAATACAACAGTTTTTTAACTCCCGATTTGCCACCAAGTGTACAGTGTTCCCGCCAAACTTCACCTTAAACTAGTGTGAGTCGTCGATTCTGCAGATCCAACGGACTAAGAAGGAGCGAATCCAAAGAAAGGTGGCGGTCAATATGGGTAGATCTGACGGCTCAGACTATTTATGTTTCTGTCATGCCCTTCTCGATTCTTCTGGATTGAACTCCTTCCGCACACCATCCATTGCTCTGCACAGGCAGACGTCCTCCTCCGCTCCAAGCATGCAGCCAGCAGCCGCTAGCTCACCCCGCCTTCCGCCTCTCTCGATGAAGGCAATCTTCTCTATTATATTCCGCCGATGGCTTCGCACCGTTCTGTCATACGTATTATATTCACTTATTTTACGTGAGTAGTACTCCTACAAGCTAGAAGTATCCAGACAAGTGTGCATGCAAAGGCTATCAGCCTATAGTACTCCCTCCCTTTCTTTTTTgtctgcatataaaatttggttaaagtcaaactttgtcaactttgactaagtttatagaaaaaaatatcatgATTCATAATataaaatcaatattgttagatgcatcatgaaataaattttcataccatatagatttagtattgtagatgttgatatttttgcaacaaaagtggtcaaattttacaaagtttgactttgaccaaatcttatatgcagactaaaaagaaacggagggagtactacactagCAATTTACTACTCACGCGAGTATTGTTAAATGCATGCACGGAAGCATTTCTTATTTTTATCTAAGTAAGTAATTATACTGTAGAAAGTAGTATTACACGTGGTTGTTGGTAGTCGAGAGAAATAGTCAAATAACCAGCAGAAAATTTAGATTtagattttactttatttttccGAACAGGATGCTAAGTTATTTAAAAAGTTGTGAGGTCGAGGACACACAAATTAGATGCAATTTATAAAACTCTGAATTAATTGTGTGAAAAGGTGAAAAATATTACATCAAACTTTTTTTCTCTATATTAAGTttgaattaaaaaaacaaaaagattTCGTTGACATGTCAATAACATTTCTTTGCTTTCAAAAAGATATGCTTTCTCTAATGATTCTTCATATAGAAATTGGTCGTGATACTATGATTTGATGTGAAGAGCAAAAAAAATATATCTTTACACGAGTTCCCACTAGAAAAGGCACATGTAGTTTTTGAAAGTTACATGATAATTTTACCATAATATAGGAGATTTAGTTTAATTTGAATGATTTAGTATTGATTACCATAATATATATACCATTGAATGTAGTTGTACATCACAAGTGTCAGTGAATACAGCACATACATCATCTAGTTAAGATACATGCACAGTGACGGTTCACCGCCACTCTCTCAGGTTTACCCATTTGGCATCACTCATTCTAGGCTAATAAACAACGTTCCAGCCTACACATAACACAAGCCACGGCGAATGGGGTGCTTCAGTTGACAAGGAATATTCTAGAATGAAATCATTAGTCAGACACCATAAGCACAACTAATTCTAGGACCCCTATAAATTCCGAACGTTTGGATTTTAAGCGTCGCAACGCGGCATTTTTTATGGCAACCTTAGTTAAGATGATGTGACAAGTTTAGTTGGCAAACATGGCAATTTTGTTTGTCAACTAAACTTGCCACCTCGCCTCAACTAAATTTGCCATGCAAAACGTTCaggttgccatgcttaaaatctaagggcctctttgattcacaggattctgAAAACATGGGAATAAGAAAAACATAGAATTGGAATGTCATGCTCATCTTCATCCTATATGATTTTGggttgtttgattgcatcatagGAAAAACAAAGGATTCCTTCAAAGAGgtttaagggcctctttgattcgtaggattttgaaaatagaggaataggagaagtatagggttggagtggcatgcccacttgaataCTATAGGATTAGCAATGAATGTTTGATGCCACAGGAAAACAAAGAAATTataaaaagaggttggagtggatgttagatttcctataAAATGTAGTACAAAAAAtttcataggaaaaattcctatggaaTCCTATCCTATAAATCAAAGGATCAACATAGGAAAGAATCCTAAGGATTTTAATCCACCAGAAATCCTATAAAAtttctttgaatcaaaggagcccttgaGTGGATGCTAGAAATCCTATTGGAAGTAGTACAAAGAAATCCTTAGGAAAAATTCCTGTAGGATtcaatcctttgaatcaaacaaccaacataagaaaaaatcctaaggattatgatcctccaaaattcctatgtaaaccctttgaatcaaaggagccctaaacgttcgggatttatcatttttGTAATTCTAAATCAAATCACAGATTTTTTGCATGTATCCCCAAATCTAACCTGCTTTATCAAATGTTTGATGAGGAAATAAACGAAACAAACATATTAATTTCGATAAAGAAACCAAGTATTTGCTTGTCAATTAACTCAACCGACCATCATGATTTTGTTACATGGGGAATTCATTATAGAAGACGCAGGGCAGCAGGGACAGGTTAAGCTGTGGCTAGAAAAGAGCAGTTTGATGTCATGAAGGATGCATCTGTTTTGGTAGTCTCCAGATCAGATAAGGTAGTGTGCGAGTCAGATTTCAATTGAAGTCTAATGTATATCAAAGTAGTACTAGTCATGTCCTATATAAACGACACACTTGTGTAAGCTTAAAGGCAAGCAATAATCAATAAAGTCTAGTTTCTCTCTAATCCCCGCTACCTTTTGCTATTGTGCCGACGACCGCGCCGCCCCATCGACAGCCCATTGGCCCCCAAGCACCTCCAGGCCACAGAATAGCCCTCAGGTCCAGAGGCGGTTTCAATTTGGTATCAGATTTCATGTTTGGCCCTGGGGACAATACCGAGCATAAGAGGGTGTTTGGACCACTAGTGACTAGACATGGGTGGTGCATCAAGAGCAACTCACGACCTGCGGGAGCAGCTACGTGATATGTCAACTCGGATGACGGTGTACGAGACTCGTCCATCAGCGAGTGATTTCCTGCTTGCAAGATTTTTTTTCAATGGTATCGAATAAATAACTAAAAGCCATCATTAGTATAGAACTACAGATATACAGTCGAACTGTAACCCCGAAGAAAGCATCTTGTGGTCAACACCAACAAAGCATTATCCTTCGGTATCTAACTTCGTAGGTCAAAAGGACATGTGAAAAATCATCAACTTCAAACAATACTTTTGCACTCCCTCCATTtgtaaatataagaccttttagagatttcaatatgaactacatatgaatgtatatggacgcattttagagtgtagattcactcattttgctcggcatgtagtctgtattgaaatttaaaaaaaacttatatttaggaacggacggAGTATATTTTAAAAGGTTTTCGAATTAAGAACCACAAAATGCTTACTCAATGCGTACCTATGACAACTCATCAGCAGGAAACAAAATAGCTGCAGCGACGTTAACTAAATGAACTACATCAACTAATGAAATAAGATACTGGACCATTTAGCGCTGATATAGTCAACGTATATGATTTTTGACGTATCAATTTATTGCCTAAACTAGAAATTTCAGCATATAATGAAATTGCTTATTTGGAGCATCATCAGGTTCAAACAAGATTTGTGAAAAAAAGAAGTAACCAGAGGCAGTGAATCGCATGAGCAGTATACGCGCCTAATTAAGGCCAAAACATCCGAGCGTATACTCACTTAACTCAGGCTCCAGCAGAGTATTTCGCTAGCTAGCTGTTGGTACAATGACTGTGAGCACAACATTCGAAATTCAAACAAAGCACACAATCAATGCATGGTACAATGCAAAcgataatctctactcctaatgtctcagttggtaggtcgcgttccgggttttattttcgtcccaccattttcgtccggttttttttgtCCCACCCTCCACTGGTTTTTTTTCGTAGGTTTTTTTTCGGAGGTTTTTTCGTCCGCTCCTCTCGATCCCTAGAACTCCCAGAGTAGACGCCGCCGCCCGCCCcttccagccccccccccccccccagccctaACCGCAACCCCAACCCCATGGAGATCGAGATCAAGCTCCGTCTCCTCGACGCGGCTGCACATCGGCGCCTCTCCTCCTTCCTCGCGCCCCGCCTGCTCCGCACCGACGCCCCCACGCGgcccctcgctgccgccgccgccgccaccgccgcccagcgGGACGTTCGCCTCTACGGCACCGACGACCGCGACCCCTCCTGCGCCGTCCTCACGCTCAAGCGCCCCCCGCGCATCGACGCCGGCGTCAGCCGCGTTGAGGAGGTCGTGGAGCCCCTCGACCCCGCCCTCGCCCTCACCTGCATCGACAACCCCGCCCGTCTCGGCacggtcgactcccccatcgtcCGGCTCGTCTCCGACGAGTACGGCGTCGGCGgggacactggtagaaaaagaggcttccgtccagccccattagtcgcgaaactgtaggaaccgcgactaatgaagtctttagtcgcggttcggcagacgaaccgcgaccaaaggccttggcccagggcgctcggtggccagctggtgcacgtgaggggctttagtcgcggttggccaggccaaccgcgactaaaggtgcgcaaaggcctttagtcgcggttggccaggccaaccgcgactaaagctcctcccctatatataccagttcagcacgctcacttagccatttggtgccacttctcttcacaagcttcacaagggggtgtaggtttgcttttggttcctcttatgcacacaaggtgtttgatgaaatgccctaaagagggtgaaacaaacatgatatgaagtgttggagccacacttgaggttcctcatttattttttcctcctcgatcgcggttagcaacttgaacctttcatgcatgtgtgtcattgataaaatatgcatgtgtgcagttcattgtttaatttatattgtttgtagctagttagtttaacaaatgcatgatggttaattatatattttatattataataatgcagatgaatcggcaatggatgtacggtaaccgactctccggcgagttcactacgggtttgaaagatttcctcgtagtggctaatgcgaacaagcaggggggttttgttatctgtccatgtgttatctgtaagaatcagaagggttactcttcctcaagagatgttcacatgcatctgcttcggcacggtttcatgccaagctataattgttggaccaagcatggagaaagaggggttataatggaagaagatgaagaaggggatgatttcatcgatgaaagctatcttgctcatttcggtgatactttcatggaggatgctgaaggtgaaggggaaggtgaagaagaggcacgtgatgatcccgttgatgatcttggtcggaccattgctgatgcacggagacgctgcgaaactgaaaaggagagggagaatttggatcgcatgttagaggatcacagaaaggcgctgtaccccggatgcgatgatggtctgaaaaagctgggctgcacactggatttgctgaaatggaaggcagaggcaggtgtagctgactcggcatttgaaaacttgctgaaaatgttgaagaatatgtttccaaaggataacgagttgcccgccagtacgtacgaagcaaagaaggttgtctgccctctaggtttagaggttctgaagatacatgcatgcatcaacgactgcatcctctaccgcggtgaatacgagaatttgaatgaatgcccggtatgcactgcattgcgttataagatcagaggcgatgaccctggtgacgatgttgagggccagaaacccaggaagagggttcccgccaaggtgatgtggtatgctcctataataccacggttgaaacgtctgttcaggaacaaagagcatgccaagttgttgcgatggcacaaagaggaccgtaagtcggacggggagttgagacacaccgcagatggaacgcaatggagaaagatcgacagatggttcaaagattttgcagctgacgcaaggaacataagatttgctctaagtacggatggcatgaatccttttggcgagcagagctccagccatagcacctggcccgtgactctatgcatctacaaccttcctccttggttgtgcatgaagcggaagttcattatgatgccagtgctcatccaaggtccgaagcaacccggcaacaacatcgatgtgtacctaaggccattagttgatgaacttttacagctgtggggtggtgtccgtgtgtgggatgagcacaaacaagaggaatttgacctacgagcattgcttttcgtaaccatcaacgattggcctgctcttagtaacctttcgggactgtcaaataagggatacaatgcatgcacgcactgcttacatgagactgaaagtgtacatttgccaaattgtaagaagaacgtgtaccttgggcatcgtcgatttcttccgaaaattcatccagtaagaaagaaaggcaagcattacaacggcaaggcagatcaccggccgaagcctgcggaacgcactggtgctgaggtatttgatatggtcaaggatttgaaagtcatctttggaaagggtcctggtggacaatcagttccgaagggagctgacgggcacgcagccatgtggaagaagaaatctatattctgagagctagaatattggaaagtcctagatgtccgctctgcaatcgacgtgatgcacgttacgaagaatatttgcgtgaacctcctaagcttcttgggcgtgtatgggaagacaaatgatacaaaggaagcacggcaggaccagcaacgtttgaaagaccctgatgaccggcatccggaatggtttcaaggtcgtgccagctacgctctgaccaaagaagagaaggtcatcttttttgaatgcctgagcagtatgaaggtcccgtctggattctcgtccaatataaagggaataataaacatggcggagaaaaagttccaaaacctgaagtctcacgactgccacgtgattatgacgcaattgcttccgattgctttgagggggctcctgccggaaaatgttcgagtagccattgtgaagctatgtgcattcctcaatgcaatctctcagaaggtaatcaatccagaagttctaccacggttacagaacgatgtgatccaatgtcttgtcagtttcgagttggtgttcccgccatccttcttcaatattatgacgcacctcctggttcacctagtcgaagagattttcgttctcggtcctgtatttctacacaatatgttccccttcgagaggttcatgggagtattaaagaaatatgttcgtaaccgtgctaggccagaaggaagcatcgccaagggctatggaaatgaggaggtaattgagttttgtgttgactttgttcctgaccttaagccgattggtcttcctcgatcgcggcacgaggggagactaagtggaaaaggcacgatcggaaggaaatcaacgatatgtatggacggccattctctgactgaagcacaccacactgtactgaccaattccagcttggtggctccgtactttgagaaacacaagaatattttacgctcggacaacccggggaagcctgaatcctggattaggaaggcccacatggagactttcggcagttggttgagaaaacatttaatgaatgacaatgatgttgtagatcagctgtacatgttggccaagacaccatcttcgactataacgactttccaagggtacgagataaatgggaatacattttacacgatcgcccaagataaaaagagcaccaaccaaaacagtggtgtccgctttgatgcagcaaccgagaatgggcaaaaggtcacatattatggttacatagaggagatatgggaacttgactatggaccctcctttaaggtccctttgttccggtgcaaatggttcaagctaacaggaggtggggtaaaggtggaccagcaatacggaatgacaatggtggatttcaacaatcttggttaccttgacgaaccattcgtcctagcgaaagatgtcgctcaggttttctatgtgaaggacatgagtagcaaaccgaggaaacggaaagataagaaaacgatcagtgcatcatgcgatgatccaaagcgccacattgttctttcagggaaaagaaacatcgtgggagtggaggacaagacagacatgtcagaagattataatatgtttgctgaaattccgcccttcaaagtgaacaccgacccaagcattaagttaaatgatgaggatgctccatggatacggcacaatcgtaagcaagcagggacacaagggaagaaatgatgtgtaataatttattgtatcaaaccttttgtcaaaccttcaaggggttttaaaatgaattagttttatttttctgatttttttgatatataattgtatttttaagattttaaaatgaattagttgtatttttctgattttaaaaggaaaaaggaagaagaagaaagaaggaaaaaggaagaaaaacagaagaaaaaaacagaagaaaaaaggaaaaacagaagaaaaaacaaacagaagaaaaacataagaaaaaaacagaagaaaaaacagaagaaaaaaggaaaaaggaaaaaaggaagaaaaaaaatatgccacctactgggccaccacggcctgaatacgactagaaacccattaaagggccaggattcaggcccgcagaaggccaagtaggcccacaggcacatagtgacagaataggcccgtaagcctgcatttgagaggagctcgaagtggtgagcgcagccgcgcttataaaccagtgcccgcggccttgggaacgtagtgccgaggaagtcgacgcggccgcggctgctgatttggagaaatggaaggcggactgcaagaagaaaagagagcccgagcccaagccagtattttctgatgagcaaaagaagtgggctaagtcatttttgagcacaccgtcccaagccgcgaagaatctgcctaacgactatgcacgtgaacttcgcaggcaggcactcatgttcaaggagaacaaagagcgggagaaggccgaaagtaaaaaaagcgggaaacaagttgcccagctcggggaacaaagtaaacaatcgattgccccgcttatagtggaagccttctgtccggatgaccccgagatcatacaagctgcggtagcacagggattgactgtaacgagtgccagagaacaagcagccaacttaggtattactcttcgtgaactgttaggccttgatgaggcgccggtgaaggaggtagtaattacatatgtcaagaatgggcctctcgtcgagcctgcgcaggaaaaggatctacctccacaaatgaaaggtctgctgaaatggtacaagggttacataaaaaataaaaacgccaaagaatatatttatgcggaagttagacatgagcatcacttcaaacattactatgtacaaattgaactgagtgaattgttccagcttttcaatctgcgcgagctcgataaatctatcatcagttgctacgttctgtaagtgatttattaatttctaccccatctcgttcatattgcctgcactatatatatgtcctaactatattgttgtgtccgctattatacatgcagaatgaagattaaggaatgcagagtaaggaacatccatgatgttgggttcattgacccacacatcgttaatggacatgtgttggagcgttaccccgccgacgtggaggcagacctgtggcagtttcttacaaagcaggaactcaaaagtgatattctatttccttaccattttgagtgagtgtttctgtcttgagcacattctcttttgtttactccatgcatggtatgtggccggctaatcgatgagttatgcatgacgtactgtgcatgtatcgtgtccgcaggttccactggattctgctagtaattaaagttaacacctcagaatgtctcgtccacgactctgtgaatatggatccaaagctttggggcggcatgag from Triticum aestivum cultivar Chinese Spring chromosome 3B, IWGSC CS RefSeq v2.1, whole genome shotgun sequence includes these protein-coding regions:
- the LOC123064991 gene encoding triphosphate tunnel metalloenzyme 3-like yields the protein MEIEIKLRLLDAAAHRRLSSFLAPRLLRTDAPTRPLAAAAAATAAQRDVRLYGTDDRDPSCAVLTLKRPPRIDAGVSRVEEVVEPLDPALALTCIDNPARLGTVDSPIVRLVSDEYGVGGDTAPFVCLGGFRNTRGVYELEEGEGQGLVLELDETHFDFGTNYELECETAEPDQAKEVLERLLTVVGVPYEYSRSNKFACFMAGKLLP